The Candidatus Mycolicibacterium alkanivorans genome contains a region encoding:
- a CDS encoding gluconate 2-dehydrogenase subunit 3 family protein, which produces MSNDDDQTPAPFGAPALGTDRPDQPHFESGRPRLGGLATPIVFSETETKVIAALADTIVPPGNGFPAASEVGIADFFSRYTTPTGFRAKHFPYLEEDVLKAALASLGEGFLAAGTKSRANEVERLEKDQEELFTQLRSLVYYGYYSAAEVTTAIQHEIPAGRDYHGPPLPYGYLDCIEDWDEAALASAGQGSGYVTTEDVVRVDLSKLTWPHTQQVKENAK; this is translated from the coding sequence ATGAGCAACGACGACGACCAGACACCCGCTCCCTTCGGAGCCCCTGCGCTAGGAACCGATCGCCCGGATCAGCCACACTTCGAATCCGGTCGACCACGACTGGGTGGCCTGGCCACTCCAATCGTGTTCAGCGAAACGGAGACGAAGGTCATCGCCGCGCTGGCCGACACGATCGTGCCGCCCGGCAACGGCTTTCCTGCAGCCAGCGAGGTCGGCATCGCCGACTTCTTTAGCCGTTATACGACCCCAACTGGTTTCCGCGCCAAACACTTTCCATATTTGGAGGAAGACGTCTTGAAGGCTGCGCTGGCGAGCCTCGGTGAGGGCTTCCTTGCGGCTGGGACCAAGTCTCGCGCGAACGAGGTGGAGCGGCTGGAAAAAGATCAGGAGGAGCTTTTCACCCAACTCCGAAGCCTGGTCTACTACGGCTACTACTCCGCCGCCGAGGTCACCACGGCGATTCAACACGAGATACCCGCGGGCCGTGATTACCACGGGCCACCATTGCCCTACGGCTATCTGGACTGCATCGAAGACTGGGACGAGGCGGCGTTGGCTTCGGCTGGCCAAGGTTCTGGATACGTGACGACCGAAGACGTCGTCCGGGTCGACCTCAGCAAACTGACATGGCCGCACACGCAACAAGTGAAGGAGAACGCGAAGTGA